A part of Methanosphaera sp. WGK6 genomic DNA contains:
- a CDS encoding TIGR03576 family pyridoxal phosphate-dependent enzyme: MSITLDEVKRREKGLRIINSKVRNDGIDSLIDLTGLAGGFDVTPEDISLLETYAGPAVFEDRIQELGVAHMGGQKVLPLNRTTSGIAATIITLVKPGTKIVHYLAKEPGHPSIPRTASLVGADYVEYTNLDDFKIDDNTSLVVITGTTMDLEVISEDDFRQVIDMAKEKDIVVFVDDASGARIRRAVYNQPTAIDMGADLSVTSTDKLMEGPRGGLMAGSSELIDRIKLTVNQYGLEAQPPLVVGMIKGLEKYSPERIKEAFKQKDELYQKLVDENLNPLTTPTGFMFKEDEIKREVEKRGVKTDIDADVIATVYSMLLIDNYNIVTIPAVGMPGASKTVRIDWSAKDADKLSMDDMVRAIVDVFDKTVSVIKENNIEAVLYE; this comes from the coding sequence ATGTCAATAACATTAGATGAAGTAAAAAGACGAGAAAAAGGTTTGAGAATAATTAATAGTAAGGTGAGAAATGATGGTATTGATAGTTTAATAGATCTCACGGGTCTTGCTGGTGGATTTGATGTGACACCAGAGGATATATCATTACTTGAAACTTATGCAGGTCCTGCAGTTTTTGAAGATAGGATTCAGGAGCTTGGAGTAGCACATATGGGTGGTCAGAAGGTTTTACCACTTAATCGTACAACTAGTGGTATTGCTGCAACAATTATAACACTAGTAAAGCCTGGAACTAAAATTGTACATTACCTTGCAAAAGAGCCAGGACATCCATCTATACCACGTACAGCAAGTCTTGTTGGAGCAGACTATGTTGAATACACTAATCTTGATGATTTTAAAATAGATGATAACACATCACTTGTTGTAATAACAGGAACTACAATGGATTTAGAAGTAATTAGTGAAGATGATTTCAGACAAGTTATAGACATGGCAAAAGAAAAGGATATTGTAGTATTTGTTGATGATGCATCAGGTGCAAGAATTAGAAGAGCAGTATATAATCAGCCAACAGCAATAGATATGGGAGCAGATTTATCTGTAACAAGTACTGATAAACTAATGGAAGGTCCACGTGGTGGTCTTATGGCTGGAAGTAGTGAGTTAATTGATAGAATAAAATTAACTGTTAACCAGTATGGTCTTGAAGCACAACCACCATTAGTTGTTGGTATGATTAAAGGACTTGAAAAGTATTCACCAGAAAGAATTAAAGAAGCATTCAAACAAAAAGATGAATTATATCAAAAACTCGTTGATGAAAACCTTAATCCATTAACAACACCTACCGGTTTCATGTTCAAAGAAGATGAAATAAAAAGAGAAGTTGAAAAAAGAGGTGTGAAAACAGATATTGATGCTGATGTTATTGCAACAGTTTATTCAATGCTTTTAATTGATAATTATAATATTGTAACAATACCTGCTGTGGGAATGCCTGGAGCATCAAAAACAGTACGTATTGACTGGTCTGCAAAAGATGCTGATAAACTTAGCATGGATGATATGGTAAGAGCTATTGTTGATGTATTTGATAAAACAGTTAGTGTTATAAAAGAGAATAATATTGAAGCAGTTCTCTATGAATAA
- the rpl4p gene encoding 50S ribosomal protein L4: MAKVNVYSLKGDITEEIELPEIFEEEYRPDVIKRAVISTQTARIQPWGANPMAGKRTTAESFGSGRGAAMVPRVKGSSKAAFVPQAIGGRKAHPPRVNTIYHEKINKKERILAIRSAIAATANKEIVEQRGHAVANLEQVPFVVDDELETIKTTKETREIFKDLGIMDDILRAKKGRKIKSGKGKLRGRKYRTPKGPLVVVGNDRGISLGARNHAGVEVVEVNNINAELLAPGTHAGRLTIYTKSAVEKLADLFQQNRS, from the coding sequence ATGGCAAAAGTTAACGTTTATTCATTAAAAGGCGACATCACCGAGGAAATTGAGCTCCCAGAAATATTTGAAGAAGAATACAGACCAGATGTAATTAAAAGAGCTGTAATTTCAACTCAAACAGCAAGAATCCAACCATGGGGAGCAAACCCAATGGCAGGTAAAAGAACAACAGCTGAATCATTTGGTTCCGGTAGAGGGGCAGCTATGGTTCCTCGTGTAAAAGGATCATCAAAAGCAGCATTTGTACCACAAGCAATTGGTGGTAGAAAAGCACATCCTCCACGAGTAAATACAATTTATCATGAAAAAATCAACAAAAAAGAAAGAATATTAGCAATAAGATCTGCAATAGCAGCAACAGCTAATAAAGAAATCGTAGAACAAAGAGGTCATGCAGTAGCAAATCTCGAACAAGTTCCTTTTGTTGTAGATGATGAATTAGAAACAATAAAAACAACTAAAGAAACCAGAGAAATCTTCAAAGATCTTGGTATCATGGATGATATCTTAAGAGCTAAAAAAGGAAGAAAAATCAAATCTGGTAAAGGAAAACTAAGAGGAAGAAAATACAGAACACCTAAAGGACCTCTAGTAGTTGTTGGTAATGACCGTGGAATCAGTTTAGGAGCAAGAAACCATGCTGGAGTTGAAGTTGTAGAAGTAAATAACATCAACGCAGAATTACTTGCACCTGGAACACACGCAGGAAGATTAACAATATACACAAAATCTGCTGTAGAAAAACTCGCAGATTTATTCCAACAAAATAGGAGTTAG
- a CDS encoding 50S ribosomal protein L2, translating to MGKRLIIQRRGRGTPTYRSSSHRFRGKVAYRSYDALEKEGSLKGIVTDIIHDPGRSAPVAVVKFANGEEKLVLAPESIAIDDEIECGVSAPIEPGNTLPLSEIPEGTPVFNIENNPGDGGKFVRSSGTYAALITHDADKSMIELPSGELKAFNPRSRATIGVVAGGGRKDKPYLKAGNRYHALKAKGKKMMTVRGVAMNAVDHPHGGGNRQHPGRPTTISRHAPAGRKVGSIAAKRTGKRR from the coding sequence ATGGGAAAACGATTGATTATTCAAAGAAGAGGTCGAGGAACTCCAACATACCGTAGTTCATCACACAGATTCAGAGGAAAAGTAGCATACCGTTCCTATGATGCATTAGAAAAAGAAGGAAGTTTAAAAGGTATAGTTACAGATATAATTCACGACCCTGGAAGATCAGCACCTGTTGCAGTAGTTAAATTCGCAAATGGTGAAGAAAAATTAGTTCTTGCACCAGAAAGTATTGCAATAGATGATGAAATTGAATGTGGTGTATCAGCACCAATTGAACCAGGAAACACATTACCATTAAGTGAAATTCCAGAAGGAACTCCAGTATTCAACATAGAAAATAATCCTGGAGACGGTGGAAAATTCGTCAGATCATCTGGAACATACGCAGCTTTAATCACCCACGATGCAGATAAATCTATGATAGAATTACCATCAGGTGAACTCAAAGCATTCAACCCAAGAAGTAGAGCAACTATTGGTGTTGTAGCTGGTGGAGGAAGAAAAGATAAACCATATCTTAAAGCTGGTAACAGATACCACGCACTCAAAGCAAAAGGTAAGAAAATGATGACTGTTAGAGGAGTTGCAATGAACGCAGTAGACCACCCTCACGGTGGAGGTAACAGGCAACACCCAGGAAGACCTACTACTATCTCAAGACATGCACCTGCAGGTAGAAAAGTTGGTTCCATAGCAGCTAAACGTACAGGTAAAAGACGATAG
- a CDS encoding 50S ribosomal protein L22: MAKKNTYSYQGKPGEKIAKASGHSLKISPKHSVEICRTIRNMYLEDAKAFLEDVIAKKTVVPFKRHNKKVGHRKDLQGWPSGRYPVKAAAAILKVLENAEANAENAELDVENLKLVHATANRGVIIRGWTPRAFGRASPSNTPTTHIQIVLGEA, translated from the coding sequence ATGGCAAAGAAAAACACTTATTCATACCAAGGAAAACCTGGTGAAAAAATAGCAAAAGCTTCAGGTCATAGTTTAAAAATTTCTCCTAAACACTCAGTGGAAATATGTAGAACTATTCGTAACATGTACTTAGAAGATGCAAAAGCATTCTTAGAAGATGTAATAGCTAAAAAAACTGTTGTTCCTTTCAAAAGACACAACAAAAAAGTTGGTCACAGAAAAGATTTACAAGGATGGCCATCTGGTAGATACCCTGTAAAAGCAGCAGCAGCAATTCTAAAAGTATTAGAAAATGCAGAAGCTAACGCAGAAAATGCTGAATTAGATGTAGAAAACCTTAAACTAGTTCACGCAACTGCTAACAGAGGAGTAATCATAAGAGGTTGGACTCCAAGAGCATTCGGAAGAGCAAGCCCTTCAAACACACCTACTACTCACATACAAATTGTACTAGGGGAGGCTTAA
- a CDS encoding acetyl-CoA carboxylase biotin carboxylase subunit has product MFDKVLIANRGEIAIRVVRACKELDIDTVAIHSKTDEKALFTKYADEAVSLNSDILAQSYLDIDKIMDIAVDKGVDAIHPGYGFLSENPVLGQRCDENGITLIGPRENAIKAMGDKITSKQLMIKKGVPTVPGDKEGINDVEVAKKRAKEIGFPVIIKSSAGGGGIGMRVVYEEDELARAIESTQNLAKATFGDGTVYIEKYIERPRHIEFQVLADGHGNTIHVCDRECSIQRRHQKLIEEAPSPIMTEELRERMGESAIKAAKSVDYNSAGTVEFMYSNGEYYFLEMNTRIQVEHPITEAITGIDLVKEQIRVASGEKLQYNQDDVHVNGHAIECRINAENPLNEFTPNPGKILGYRSPGGIGVRIDSGVYSGYTIPSIYDSMIAKLIVHGNNRDEAIARMARALNEYIVVGVKTTIPFHKALMKNENFKQANLHTAFIEENSRDLLTEVERVVKEEEERISKLHATFLPNKKIAAISMGVNTYMQQIKQEQENRK; this is encoded by the coding sequence ATGTTTGACAAAGTATTAATTGCAAATCGTGGAGAAATAGCAATCAGAGTAGTCAGAGCATGTAAAGAATTAGATATAGATACTGTGGCAATACACTCAAAAACAGATGAAAAAGCATTATTTACAAAATATGCTGATGAAGCAGTATCATTAAACTCTGATATTCTAGCACAATCATACCTAGATATAGATAAAATAATGGATATTGCAGTAGACAAAGGAGTAGATGCAATTCACCCTGGATATGGGTTCTTATCAGAAAACCCTGTACTTGGACAAAGATGTGATGAAAATGGAATAACACTCATTGGTCCAAGAGAAAATGCAATAAAAGCAATGGGAGATAAAATAACATCCAAACAACTCATGATTAAAAAAGGAGTTCCAACAGTACCAGGGGATAAAGAAGGAATCAATGATGTGGAAGTAGCAAAAAAACGTGCAAAAGAAATAGGATTTCCAGTAATAATCAAATCATCTGCTGGTGGTGGAGGAATAGGAATGAGAGTAGTTTATGAAGAAGATGAACTAGCTCGTGCAATAGAATCCACACAAAATCTTGCAAAAGCAACATTTGGAGATGGAACAGTATATATTGAGAAATATATTGAAAGACCAAGACACATAGAATTCCAAGTACTAGCAGATGGACATGGAAACACAATACATGTATGTGACCGTGAATGCTCAATACAAAGAAGACATCAAAAACTCATAGAAGAAGCACCATCACCAATAATGACAGAGGAACTCAGAGAAAGAATGGGAGAATCTGCAATAAAAGCAGCAAAAAGTGTAGACTATAATAGTGCTGGAACAGTAGAATTCATGTACTCTAATGGTGAATACTACTTCTTAGAAATGAATACAAGAATACAAGTAGAACATCCAATTACAGAGGCAATAACCGGAATTGACCTTGTAAAAGAACAAATAAGAGTAGCAAGTGGAGAAAAACTACAATATAATCAAGATGATGTACATGTAAATGGACATGCAATAGAATGTCGTATAAATGCTGAAAATCCATTAAATGAATTCACACCAAACCCTGGTAAAATCCTAGGATATAGATCACCTGGAGGAATAGGAGTAAGAATAGATAGTGGAGTATACTCTGGTTATACTATACCTTCAATATATGACTCAATGATTGCAAAACTTATTGTACATGGAAATAATCGTGATGAAGCAATAGCAAGAATGGCAAGAGCTCTAAATGAATACATAGTAGTAGGGGTAAAAACAACAATACCATTCCATAAAGCATTAATGAAAAATGAAAACTTCAAACAAGCAAATCTTCACACAGCATTCATTGAAGAAAATAGTCGTGACTTATTAACAGAAGTTGAAAGAGTTGTTAAAGAAGAAGAAGAAAGAATTTCAAAATTACATGCAACATTTCTTCCAAATAAGAAGATAGCAGCAATTTCAATGGGTGTAAATACATACATGCAACAAATCAAACAAGAACAAGAAAATAGAAAATAA
- the rpsS gene encoding 30S ribosomal protein S19, with translation MARKIFKFRGYTLEELQEMSFDEVVALLPSRQRRSLKRGFLPRQQKVLDKMEKVKDMQTDNGRPIVIKTHCRDMIVLPNMVGYTFGIYNGKEFVEVTIKPEMIGCYFGEFSQTRGRVQHGDPGMGATRSSMFVPLK, from the coding sequence TTGGCTCGTAAGATTTTTAAATTTAGAGGATACACTCTTGAAGAGCTTCAAGAAATGTCCTTTGATGAAGTAGTAGCATTATTACCATCAAGACAAAGAAGATCTCTTAAAAGAGGATTTTTACCAAGACAACAAAAAGTTCTTGATAAAATGGAAAAAGTTAAAGACATGCAAACAGATAATGGAAGACCAATCGTTATTAAAACACACTGTCGTGACATGATTGTACTTCCTAACATGGTAGGATACACATTTGGTATATACAATGGAAAAGAATTTGTAGAAGTAACAATCAAACCAGAAATGATTGGATGCTACTTCGGAGAATTCTCACAAACACGTGGAAGAGTACAACACGGAGACCCAGGTATGGGAGCTACCAGATCATCAATGTTTGTACCACTTAAATAG
- the rpl3p gene encoding 50S ribosomal protein L3 → MTRHHQPRKGSVAFSPRKRVARETPRVSTWPEADETGLLAFAGYKVGMTHVTALDSRKGSPTENMELAVPVTILEAPPLVVLGIRAYTKTTYGLKTLTDVLANDNLDDELSRKISIPKFEDIESKLEDLKSRIDEIDEIRVLVHTKPKLTSVPKKKPEVLEFGVGGKTVQDKLDYAISILGQEIAPQDVFDAGEFADAIATTKGKGVQGPVKRFGVRIQYGKAARSGIERHVGSIGPWTPNRTMWTVAMQGQMGYHKRTEYNKKLLKIGDESEVDLINPDGGFVKYGFVKNNYILVKGSLPGPSKRLVVLRKGVRNASKDATAPEISYISTTSKQGV, encoded by the coding sequence ATGACTAGACATCACCAACCAAGAAAAGGATCGGTTGCATTCAGTCCTCGTAAAAGAGTGGCTAGAGAAACACCTCGTGTAAGTACCTGGCCAGAAGCAGACGAGACTGGGCTACTAGCATTCGCAGGATACAAGGTGGGTATGACCCACGTGACGGCTCTGGACTCTAGGAAAGGTTCTCCAACAGAAAACATGGAACTTGCAGTTCCAGTTACAATATTAGAGGCACCACCTTTAGTAGTGTTGGGAATTAGAGCTTACACAAAAACCACATACGGATTAAAAACTTTAACCGATGTACTCGCAAATGATAATTTAGACGATGAATTATCAAGAAAAATATCAATTCCAAAATTCGAAGATATCGAATCAAAACTAGAAGACTTAAAAAGTAGAATTGATGAAATCGATGAAATAAGAGTTCTAGTTCACACAAAACCAAAACTTACCAGTGTGCCTAAGAAAAAACCAGAAGTACTTGAATTCGGAGTAGGTGGAAAAACTGTACAAGACAAACTCGACTACGCAATAAGCATCCTCGGACAAGAAATTGCACCACAAGATGTATTTGACGCAGGAGAATTTGCAGATGCAATAGCAACCACCAAAGGAAAAGGAGTTCAAGGACCTGTAAAAAGATTCGGTGTAAGAATCCAATATGGTAAAGCAGCACGTAGTGGTATAGAAAGACACGTTGGTTCTATTGGACCATGGACTCCAAACAGAACAATGTGGACCGTTGCAATGCAAGGTCAAATGGGTTACCATAAAAGAACAGAATACAATAAAAAACTCCTAAAAATAGGCGATGAATCTGAGGTAGATTTAATCAACCCAGATGGTGGATTTGTAAAATATGGATTTGTAAAAAACAATTACATATTAGTTAAAGGTTCATTACCAGGACCTTCTAAAAGATTAGTTGTTTTAAGAAAAGGAGTAAGAAATGCAAGTAAAGATGCAACAGCTCCAGAAATATCTTACATAAGCACAACTTCAAAACAGGGAGTCTAA
- a CDS encoding 50S ribosomal protein L23 — MDPYSVIIKPRLSEKTMNQIYDENKITFEVRRSANKRVIKDAFQDLYETKVLSVNTHITPRGEKVATIELEEAEAAEDIAVRLGVF, encoded by the coding sequence ATGGATCCATATTCAGTAATAATAAAACCACGATTATCAGAAAAAACAATGAATCAAATTTACGATGAAAACAAAATCACATTTGAAGTTCGTAGATCTGCAAATAAAAGAGTAATCAAAGATGCTTTCCAAGATTTATACGAAACAAAAGTTTTATCTGTAAACACTCACATCACTCCTAGAGGAGAAAAAGTTGCTACAATTGAATTAGAAGAAGCTGAAGCAGCAGAAGATATTGCTGTAAGATTAGGTGTATTCTAA
- a CDS encoding 30S ribosomal protein S3 encodes MIEKDFVKEGLKRTRIDEYLEEKLERAGYGGMDIQVTPVGTMVIVYAEKPGMVIGRGGKTVRAITKTLKNNFDLENPQVEVKEVEVPELNPRIMAHKIVAMLQRGMQFRRVAYSIIRRIMSAGAQGVEVTISGKIRGSRSACAKFNDGYIKKCGEPSTRHVKEGFATVQLKPGVLGIYVRIMPPEVILPDNIEIMEPEEVEVEAEAAPVEAVETEIQEEITGEDILEELSEESELEEITEEEDIETLEE; translated from the coding sequence ATGATTGAAAAAGATTTCGTTAAAGAAGGATTAAAAAGAACACGAATAGATGAATATCTTGAAGAAAAACTCGAAAGAGCAGGATACGGTGGAATGGATATTCAAGTAACACCTGTTGGAACTATGGTTATTGTTTACGCTGAAAAACCTGGTATGGTTATCGGTAGAGGTGGAAAAACCGTAAGAGCAATTACAAAAACTCTTAAAAACAATTTTGACTTAGAAAACCCACAAGTGGAAGTTAAAGAAGTAGAAGTACCTGAATTAAACCCAAGAATCATGGCACATAAAATTGTAGCTATGTTACAAAGAGGAATGCAATTCAGAAGAGTAGCTTACTCCATCATCAGAAGAATCATGTCTGCTGGAGCACAAGGGGTAGAAGTTACAATTTCCGGTAAAATCAGAGGATCCCGTTCTGCATGTGCAAAATTCAATGATGGATACATTAAAAAATGTGGAGAACCATCAACAAGACATGTTAAAGAAGGATTTGCTACCGTACAATTAAAACCTGGTGTACTTGGAATTTATGTAAGAATCATGCCTCCTGAAGTAATTTTACCAGACAATATCGAAATCATGGAACCTGAAGAAGTTGAAGTAGAAGCTGAAGCAGCACCTGTTGAAGCAGTAGAAACTGAAATTCAAGAAGAAATCACTGGTGAAGATATATTAGAAGAACTTTCAGAAGAATCTGAATTAGAAGAAATTACTGAAGAAGAAGATATTGAAACTTTAGAAGAATAA
- a CDS encoding putative RNA uridine N3 methyltransferase gives MEKLSIFIPNSYLAESRDSKIRTYKVGLIGRYAALFRANNIVIYNDNSDGGSRDDALYMKTILDYMDTPQYLRKQVFPITPELKNVGILPPLRTPHHPATDEAQVGDFRQGLTTKRVRKGTMVDIGVGQPALCKEKLSVNKVLSFRIEKFGKEILVEPDEPDDVYWGYKTITSDSNLYESITMMKNKPDLVIGTSKYAPNINSILDEVQTSITQANHVAILFGGPYSGINSMINERKLDYVLNTVPRQGTETVRTEEALASTLSILNILL, from the coding sequence ATGGAAAAATTATCAATATTTATACCAAATAGTTATTTAGCTGAATCCCGTGATTCAAAAATTAGAACATATAAAGTTGGACTAATAGGAAGATATGCTGCTCTATTTAGGGCTAATAACATAGTTATTTACAATGATAATTCAGATGGAGGTAGTAGAGATGATGCTCTCTATATGAAAACTATCCTAGACTACATGGATACACCTCAATACTTGAGAAAACAAGTATTTCCGATTACACCGGAGCTGAAAAATGTAGGAATACTTCCACCACTTAGAACACCACATCATCCAGCAACTGATGAAGCCCAAGTTGGCGACTTCAGACAAGGATTGACAACAAAACGTGTCCGAAAAGGCACAATGGTCGATATTGGTGTAGGCCAACCTGCTTTATGCAAGGAAAAACTAAGTGTCAACAAAGTACTAAGTTTTCGTATAGAAAAATTTGGTAAAGAAATTTTAGTAGAACCTGATGAACCAGATGATGTTTATTGGGGATATAAGACAATTACTAGTGACAGTAACCTCTATGAAAGCATAACCATGATGAAAAATAAACCAGACTTGGTTATTGGAACATCAAAATATGCTCCTAACATTAATTCTATTCTCGACGAGGTTCAAACCAGCATTACGCAAGCAAATCATGTAGCTATTTTATTTGGAGGACCCTACTCTGGAATAAACAGCATGATAAATGAACGCAAACTTGATTATGTATTAAACACAGTTCCTAGACAAGGTACTGAAACAGTTAGGACTGAGGAAGCATTAGCTAGTACCTTATCAATACTTAACATATTACTTTAG
- a CDS encoding flippase produces the protein MSDKSKESKLASGSIIILLGSIILRLGGFIYRSILSRLLTTTGYGIVGLTLPFQNALITAASGGVPPAIAKYVSQYKAVDDKQMVQQVIRTAMKLMIFMAVLAAIIMYIISEPVAIGMWNKPEALLPLRLVAVIVPFSVIVGALRGVFQGFYKMTHIFYSKFLEQIFTLIFASALVLIGWYAAGAVVGTALGFLMALLGSYYLYKKDIKDPYLNSEFHALPAREEFKVLIKLFKFAIPVVISGIAEIFIYDTGTFFIGMFLPTLFAGFYTNASAIARIPLIIANSVSTSVLPATSEADSLNDKKLLKMYIHQSYRYTTLTTLPVSAFIMVYATPIMALLFGDNYIGGAGALSLLVTGMFFFSVYLIASSMCQGLGKPQFPMYALIAGSVVNIVFSFILIPIYSIEGAAIATTIATLTLMVLTIVKLTQLSGVHVPYRDVVKIFIASIVMIIVMYLVPKTILGMIIGGIIGSIIYLAVVLVLKAIKKEDVVFIEHIVNKMGPLKKYLDVLVKFIYNHAA, from the coding sequence TTGAGCGATAAAAGCAAAGAATCTAAGTTAGCCTCAGGAAGTATAATCATACTTCTAGGTTCAATAATACTTAGACTTGGTGGATTTATTTATCGATCTATATTAAGTAGACTTTTAACAACAACAGGATATGGAATAGTAGGACTAACACTACCCTTCCAGAATGCATTAATAACCGCGGCAAGTGGAGGAGTACCACCAGCTATAGCAAAATATGTATCACAATACAAGGCTGTAGATGACAAACAAATGGTACAACAAGTTATAAGAACAGCTATGAAGCTCATGATATTCATGGCAGTACTTGCAGCAATAATAATGTATATAATATCAGAACCTGTTGCAATAGGTATGTGGAACAAACCAGAAGCACTACTACCTCTAAGACTAGTAGCAGTTATAGTACCATTTAGTGTAATAGTAGGAGCACTACGAGGAGTATTTCAGGGATTCTATAAGATGACACACATCTTCTATTCCAAGTTTCTAGAACAAATATTTACACTAATCTTTGCATCAGCACTTGTACTAATTGGATGGTATGCAGCTGGTGCAGTAGTAGGTACAGCTCTTGGATTTTTAATGGCTCTTCTTGGTTCATACTACCTGTATAAGAAAGATATAAAAGACCCATACCTTAACAGTGAATTTCATGCACTGCCAGCACGGGAAGAATTTAAAGTACTTATAAAGTTATTTAAATTTGCAATACCTGTTGTAATATCAGGAATAGCAGAAATATTCATATATGATACTGGAACCTTCTTTATAGGAATGTTTTTACCAACACTATTTGCTGGATTCTATACAAATGCTAGTGCAATAGCAAGAATACCATTAATAATAGCAAACTCAGTATCTACATCAGTACTACCTGCTACAAGTGAAGCAGACAGCTTAAATGATAAGAAATTACTGAAGATGTATATACATCAATCATATCGTTACACAACACTTACAACACTACCAGTATCTGCCTTTATCATGGTATATGCTACACCAATAATGGCACTACTTTTCGGTGATAATTATATTGGAGGAGCAGGAGCATTATCCTTACTTGTTACTGGAATGTTTTTCTTCTCAGTATACTTAATTGCAAGTAGTATGTGTCAAGGACTTGGAAAACCACAATTTCCCATGTATGCATTAATTGCTGGATCTGTTGTAAATATTGTATTTAGTTTCATACTCATACCAATATATAGTATTGAGGGTGCTGCAATAGCAACAACAATAGCTACACTTACATTAATGGTTTTAACTATTGTTAAATTAACACAGCTTTCTGGAGTACATGTACCATACAGGGATGTTGTGAAAATATTTATTGCATCAATAGTTATGATTATTGTAATGTATCTTGTTCCAAAAACAATACTTGGAATGATAATTGGTGGAATTATAGGTTCTATAATATATCTAGCTGTAGTACTAGTACTTAAAGCTATTAAAAAGGAAGATGTTGTATTTATTGAACATATTGTAAATAAGATGGGACCTCTTAAGAAGTACTTAGATGTTCTTGTGAAATTTATTTATAATCATGCAGCATAA
- a CDS encoding biotin--[acetyl-CoA-carboxylase] ligase, with translation MIRKDILKNIEDEYVTESELLKKLDITHEKLKQNIKNLKETGYTIKFDEEKGYKLHETPDTIQPFEISRGLGTKYIGHNIHLYEEVKSTNDTAKKFVDGGAKNGTIIVAERQTAGRTRKHDQWISPEGGIYMTMILRPDIALTEAPKLTIVTGVAIAKTLHDEFNIDVGIKWPNDILIDNKKICGILTEAVADYDKLEAVLVGVGIDVNIKEEDIPKEIKNVATTVKKESDEPINRADIIRTFFQIFEELYEEFVDGNFKYIVSEWRRLSSTTGNRVKVYKHGKAIYGDAVGITNKGALIVELDDGSLEKIISGELIILDD, from the coding sequence ATGATAAGAAAAGATATTTTAAAAAATATAGAAGATGAATATGTTACAGAATCTGAATTATTAAAAAAATTAGATATTACACATGAAAAACTAAAACAAAATATTAAAAATCTTAAAGAAACAGGATACACCATAAAATTTGATGAAGAAAAAGGATACAAACTCCATGAAACACCAGATACCATACAACCATTTGAAATATCAAGGGGCCTTGGAACAAAATACATAGGACACAACATCCACCTATATGAAGAAGTAAAATCAACAAATGACACTGCAAAGAAATTCGTTGATGGTGGAGCAAAAAATGGTACAATCATAGTAGCAGAAAGACAAACTGCTGGAAGAACACGAAAACATGATCAATGGATATCACCAGAAGGCGGAATCTACATGACCATGATACTAAGACCAGACATTGCACTAACAGAAGCCCCAAAACTTACCATAGTAACAGGAGTAGCAATAGCAAAAACACTACATGATGAATTCAATATAGATGTGGGAATAAAATGGCCAAATGATATACTTATAGATAATAAGAAAATCTGTGGAATACTAACAGAAGCAGTAGCAGACTATGATAAACTAGAAGCAGTACTTGTTGGAGTAGGAATAGATGTGAATATCAAAGAAGAAGATATTCCAAAAGAAATTAAAAACGTGGCAACAACAGTTAAAAAAGAATCAGATGAACCAATCAACAGGGCAGATATTATTAGAACATTCTTCCAAATATTTGAAGAATTATATGAAGAATTTGTAGATGGAAACTTCAAATACATAGTATCAGAGTGGAGAAGACTATCCTCAACAACAGGTAACCGTGTGAAAGTATACAAACATGGAAAAGCAATATATGGTGATGCAGTAGGTATTACTAATAAAGGTGCTCTTATCGTAGAATTAGATGATGGATCACTTGAAAAAATCATATCTGGAGAACTAATAATTCTTGATGATTAA